One genomic window of Procambarus clarkii isolate CNS0578487 chromosome 43, FALCON_Pclarkii_2.0, whole genome shotgun sequence includes the following:
- the LOC123756002 gene encoding balbiani ring protein 1-like, translating into MKPRPEAYPSIMKPRPEAYPSIMKLRPEAYPSIMKLRPEAYPSIMKLRPEAYPSIVKPRPEAYPSIMKSRPEAYPSIMKPRTEAYPSIMKPRPEAYPSIMKSRPEAYPSIMKPRPEAYPSIMKPRPVAYHSIMKPRPEAYPSILKLTPAS; encoded by the coding sequence ATGAAGCCTCGTCCTGAAGCTTACCCCAGCATCATGAAGCCTCGTCCTGAAGCTTACCCCAGCATCATGAAGCTCCGCCCTGAAGCTTACCCCAGCATCATGAAGCTCCGCCCTGAAGCTTACCCCAGCATCATGAAGCTCCGCCCTGAAGCTTACCCCAGCATCGTGAAGCCCCGTCCTGAAGCTTACCCCAGCATCATGAAGTCCCGACCTGAAGCTTACCCCAGCATCATGAAGCCTCGTACTGAAGCTTACCCCAGCATCATGAAGCCTCGTCCTGAAGCTTACCCCAGCATCATGAAGTCCCGCCCTGAAGCTTACCCCAGCATCATGAAGCCTCGTCCTGAAGCTTACCCCAGCATCATGAAGCCCCGTCCTGTAGCTTACCACAGCATCATGAAGCCTCGTCCTGAAGCTTACCCCAGCATCCTGAAGCTTACCCCAGCATCATGA